In the genome of Streptomyces aquilus, the window GGAAGAGATGCTCCCGCTCCAGATGGTCCAGCACCTCCGTGGCGTACTCCTCGGTGTCGAACCGCTGCCACGTCCCCGCGAGCTGGCGTCGTACCTCAAGGCTCGGGTGGTCGCGGAACCGCCGGAGCACGGCCAGGGCCCCCGCCGGTTCCTCGCCGCCGAGGACCGAGGCGGTGACCGTGACGCCCAGCGCGGCCTCCTCCGTCAGGCCCGCCGGCCCCGGCAGCAGCTCCAGGACCAGGGGTCCGGCCGCGGCCAGGGCCCTGGCCTCCTCCTTCGTGCCCGGTGGTATCAGCGCGGACGCCCGGGACTCGACCGCCGTGCGGACCGCCGGGTCCAGGGCCGTGGCGTGCTCCAGGCAGGCCAGCGCCAGCAAGGTCAGCCGGGGGACGTCGTGGGACAGCAGCGCCTTGAGGAGGTGTGCCCGTTCCCGCGGCCGGGCGTGGGCCACGGCCAACCGGATCACGTCCTCCCACTGGGTGTCCTCCGCGTGGCTGAGCAGGACGTCGAGGTGGCCCTCCTCGACCGCGTACCGGGCTCCGAGGTAGTCCTGGAACGTGCGGTGCACGAAGTCCACGACGCCCGCGGCCGGTTGGCGGAGGAGGCCGCTGCGCAGCAGCAGGGACTGGAGCACTGTCCGCGCGTCGCCCGGTACCGCGATCGACGGCAGGCAGCGCTCCACGATGCCCTCGGCCGTCTCGGCGTCCATCTCCGTACGGCCGCTCAGCACCAGCGCGTACGCCAGGCGTTGGAGCACCTCCAACTGGGCCTCCTCGCCCAGGTCGGAGGTGGTCGGCATGCCCCGCTCCAGGTCCCGGCGGGTGAGTAGCATCGTGAGGGCGGCGTCGTACAACTCCTTGCGGCCGGTGGGGAGATAGCCGCGGCGCTCCCGGTGCAGGGCGCAGATCAGGCCGCACATCAGGGGGTTGGTGGCGAGGCGGGCCAGGTCGCGTTGGGTGTGCAGGGAGTCCAGGAGCGGGCCCTCGTACTCCGGGGCCCGGGCGGCCGTGTGCCAGCGGTGGACGAAAGTGGCGATGTCCGGGCGGCGCATCGGGGCCATGGCCAGCTCGTGGAAGCCCTCGCCCGCCAGCCAGTCGGGGCGGACCGCGGTGGGGCGGGAGGTCAGGAGCCAGCGGTTGCCGGGGAAGGCGTGGATGAGGGCGAGGAGCCAGTCGCGGGTGCGGGTGCGGTCGGGGGCGGGGATCTCGTCGAGGCCGTCGACCAGGATCAGCCCCCGGCCGGCCGTCAGGACGCGTTCCGTCCAGCCCTCGGGCGGGGTGTGCGGGCAGCTCACCGCCGCCAGGAACTCCGCCGGAGCCGGGAGCATGCCGGTGCGGATCAGGGTGCGCAACGGGAGGACGTACGGGATGTCGAGGCCGTCGCGCGCCGACGTCACCGTCAGCCACTGGACCAGGGTGGTCTTGCCCGAGCCCGCGTCCCCGCGCAGGAACACGCGGTCGTGGGCCAGAAGCGCTTCCTCGGCGGGGAGTTGAACGCTCACCGGGCCGCCGGGAGGGCGCTCCTCCTCCGGTGGCCGCTCCTCGGACGTGGTCGCCTCCAGGCTGAGGTACGCCACTTCGAGGGGCCAGCGGTCGGGGGAGTCGCGCAGATCGATGCCGTAGATGGTGATGTGGTCGTGGCGGTCGGCCAGGTGGCGCAGATAGCGGCGTTCGAAGGCGTGGTCGCGGCTGCCCGGGCGGGGGGTGCGCTCCAGCAACTGATCGACCTTGGCCATGAGTTCGGCCTGACGGCGGGTCTGCTCGACCAGGGTGCGGGCCACGAAGGCGGACCGGCGGGTGAAGTGCTCCAGGATGTGCAGACAGGCCCACTCGGTCGCCGAGTCCAGGAAGTAGTCGGCGTCGGCGGACAGCCCGGTGGCCGGGGACGCCCGGTGGGCGAGCCGCCTCGCCAGTTCGCGGTGGCCCAGGCTCACCGCCTGGACGTCGTCCATGTTCCACTCGCCCAGGGCCAGCAGGCGCAGCACGAGGGCCTCGATGACCGCCGTCGTCTCGTCGGGCGGGAACGGTGGCTCGCCCGGGACGTCCGTCGCCGCCTCCACCAGACGGGACGCCAGGACGTGGATCTCCTTCTCGCCCAGCCTCCGCTGCTCGCCCCGGAACGAGACGAGTGACTTCAGGCGTACGGGTCTGTCGACCAGGCCCGCTCCGGGGGCGTCCGGCGCGAAGAGTTTTCGCACCAGGGACGCCATCAGGCTGGATGCCAACTTGCCGCCGAGGACCGCCGGGTCCATCCGCCTCACCCCCGTGATCGCGTCAACGGGGGTGAGGATATCTGCAGTTGACCAGGTCGGTCAGGAGAGCTGGCCGTCGTAGTCCGGGAGCTTGTACGTCTTCTCGGCGTGGCCGCCCGAGAGGTCGGTGGCGCTGTTGCCGACGTTCGCGATGATCGTGTAGCCCTTGTTCTCGATGTCGACGCGCTGGGCGGTCTTGTAGGCGGCGACGTCCTTGAACAGGTCGAGGAAGCCGCGGACGTAGAGGCCGGAGACGTCGTAGCCGACGTGGTCGAGGTTGTAGTCCGTGACCGAGCGGATGATGCCGGGGCGGGCCGTCACGAAGAACAGCGAGACGCCGTGGTCCTGGGCGTACTCGGCGACGTTCAGGACCGGCTTGTTGGCCGGCTGCGGGTAGCTGAAGCCGAAGTCGGTCTCCAGGGTGGTGTTGTCTATGTCGAAGACGATCGCCTGCTTCTCGCCGGGCTTGGCGGCGGCGATCCGCTGCTTCAAGTAGGGCAGCGCCTGGTTCATGACCGCCTGGCAGTCCTGCTGCCAGGTGGCGTAGTCGACGTCCTCGGTGGTCGCGGCGTCGGCGGGGGCGGCGAGTGCGACGAGGGCCGCCGTCGAGACGGCGGTGACGGTCATGCGGCGCACCAAGGGGCGTCGGTTCGTCATGGGTGGGGGGTCCTCTCACGTCCGGTGCTGCTGCCGTTGACGGGGGCATGGTGGTTGGCGTGGGTGGCGCGAGGGGAACCGTAAGGTTACTGGGGGGTAAGTGGGAAGAGGCTTGCGCTACTTGATGTGGATGCGGGCGTTCCTGCGGGCCGCCGCGTACCCGTCTGCCGTCGCGGAGGTCCCGTGGCGTAGCCCCCGTCACATCTCTCCGTCAGTGGATCTCCGCACCCGGTGACATGCCGCACAGGCGATTTGTCCGTTACTAAGTCGCTTAGTGGGTGGCCCGATGCGGGCAAAAAGGACTTTTGACCTGGAACCCTTGGCGGCATTTCGCCGTCTTGGGGTGATTCATCCCTAGTGGGTCCTCTGTCAAGAAAGCGGAAGTTTTCCGATGAAGTACTAGCTTCCGTCGTAGATCAGTGGTTTGGGCGTTTCGGGAGGTCGGGGTTACCAAGGGATGCCCCATCCGGCGGATGCCTGTGCGCCGGGTGGTTTTTCTGTCCCCGTCCCCATGAGGTTCCGATGTCCCCGCGTATCGCTTCCCGTTCTTCCCGTATGTCCAAGCTCCGCACCCGTGCGGCCCTGGTGGCCGTCGGTCTGGGGGCCTCGGCCGTGCTGGGGACCGGGGTCGCGGCGGCTGCCGAGACCGGCGTCGCCGCCAAGAAGGCCGCCTCCTGGGTCGACCCGGTGAAGAAGTACACGCTGAGCGCGAGCTTCGCGCAGGCCGGCGGCATGTGGCAGTCCACCCACAGCGGTCAGGACTTCGCCGTGTCCAGCGGCACCAAGGTCTTCGCCGCGCACGGCGGCACCATCGTCAAGGCCGGCGGTAACGGTGCCGGTGACGGCCCCGCGTACGGCAACGCCATCGTCATCAAGCACGGCAACCGGCTCTACTCGCAGTACGCCCATCTCTCGCGCATCGAGGTCAAGGTCGGCCAGGTCGTCAAGACCGGCCAGCGCATCGCCCTGTCCGGCAACACCGGCAACTCCAGCGGTCCGCACCTGCACTTCGAGATCCGTACGACCGCCAACTACGGCTCGGCCGTCGATCCGGTCGCCTTCCTGCGCTCCAAGGGTGTGACCGTCTGAGGCCGCGATACAGCTAGCTCTTCGTGGTGCCCCGGTGGGCCTGGGTGACCAGGTCCGCCGCCACTTCCTGGACCGCCTTGCGCTTCTGTTCCGCGTCGCCGGGCAGGTCTTGGAGGAAGAACATCCCGGCGTGCAGGGTGAAGATCGCGCTGATGTAGCGGACCTGGTCGACCAGGTCCGCCGCCGGGTCGATCATGATGTCGCGCAGGCCCTGCATGCGCTCCTTGAAGGTCTCGCCGACGCGCAGTTCCCGTACCGTCGCCTGGTTCTCCTGCATGAAGCGGAACAGGGGGGCGGCGTCGGCGAGGATGTCGCTGTAGCGCCGTACGATCTCCTGCTTGGTCTCCAGCGTGTGCGGCTGCCCCTTGCCCCACTCGATCAGGTCGAGGATCGGCTGGGTCAGATCGTCGAAGATGCTGACCAGGATCTCTTCCTTGGTCTTGAAGTGGTAGTACAGCGCCGCCTTCGTGACCTCCAGCCGCTCCGCGATCTCGCGCAACGACGTCTTCTCGTAGCCCTGCTCGGCGAAGAGTTCGAGGGCCACGTCCTGGATGCGCTGGCGGGTGTTCCCGCGGCGCCGCTGCCTGGTGCCGTCCATGGTGCCGCCCATCCTCGCGCACTCCTTGACTGGGGAAACTTGCTTGGAACAAAACTTACTTGACGCCCGGCTAGTTACGGGTCTACCTTCCCTCAGCGTAGTTAACTAGCCGGGCGGCAAGTAAGTGCCGGGGGAGTGGGAATCATGGCGGACACGCAGGCAGCCGAGCCAGCAGTGCCAGAAGATGAGAAGCAGCCCAGGAGCGTGCGGGTCGTCCTGCTCGCCCTGATGATCACGATGATGCTCGCGATGCTCGACAACATGATCGTGGGCACCGCGATGCCGACGATCGTCGGCGATCTGGGCGGACTCGAACATCTGGCGTGGGTCGTGACGGCGTACACCCTCGCGACCGCGGCCTCCACGCCCGTGTGGGGCAAGCTCGGCGACATGTACGGGCGCAAGGGCGCCTTCATGACGTCGATCGTGATCTTCCTGATCGGCTCCGCGCTCAGCGGCATGGCGCAGGACATGACGCAGCTCATCGGCTTCCGGGCCGTCCAGGGCCTCGGCGCCGGTGGTCTGATGGTCGGCGTCATGGCGATCATCGGTGACCTCATCCCGCCGCGGGAGCGCGGCAAGTACCAGGGCATGATGGCCGGCGTCATGGCGCTGGCGATGATCGGCGGACCGCTCGTCGGCGGCACCATCACCGACAACTGGGGCTGGCGCTGGTCCTTCTACATCAACCTGCCGCTCGGCGTCGTCGCGCTGACCGCGATCAGCGCCGTACTGCACCTGCCGAAGAAGCGGTCCAAGGCACGCATCGACTACCTCGGCGTCGCCCTGCTGACCGTCGGCATCACCTCGATCGTGCTGGTCACCACCTGGGGCGGCACCGAGTACGCCTGGACGTCCACGCGGATCATGGAGCTCATCGGCATCGGCGTGACCTCGCTGATCGGGTTCGTGTTCTGGCAGACCAAGGCCGCCGAACCGGTCGTGCCGCTGCACATCTTCCGCAGCCGCAACTTCACCCTGATGTCGGTCATCGGCTTCATCACCGGCTTCGTGATGTTCGGCGCGACCCTCTACCTGCCGCTCTACCAGCAGTCCGTGCAGGGCGCCTCCGCGACCAACTCGGGCCTGCTGCTCCTGCCGATGCTCGGCGCGATGCTGGTGACCTCGATGGTGGCCGGGCGGGTGACCACGAGCAGCGGGCGGTACTACGTCTTCCCGGTCCTCGGCAGCGCGCTGATGGTCGTCGGCCTGTACCTGCTGTCGCTCATGGACACCGGCACGTCCCGGTTCACCTCCGGTGTGTTCATGGCCGTCGTCGGTCTGGGCATGGGCTGCCTGATGCAGATCACGATGCTGGTCGCGCAGAACAGCGTCGAGATGAAGGACATGGGCGTCGCCTCGTCGTCCACCACCCTCTTCCGGACGCTGGGCTCGTCGTTCGGCGTCGCCATCATGGGCGCGCTGTTCAACAACCGGGTCCAGGACGTCATGGCCGAGCGCGGCGGAGCGGCCGGCGCCAAGATGACCGAGCAGTCCGCGCAGCTGGACGCGGCGAGCCTGGCGAAGCTGCCGGACGCGCTGCGCGAGGCGTACCAGCACGCGGTGTCCTCCGGCACCCACTCGGCGTTCCTGCTCGGGTCCGTCGTCGCGGTGATCGCGCTGGTGGCGGCCGTGTTCGTGAAGGAGGTTCCGCTGAAGGGCGCGGGGCCGAAGGCGCAGGACGCGGAGTCCGCCGCGGCTCCGGCGGCGATGGTCGAGGCCGTCTGACCCGTCTGGTCCGCAGAGCCGCAGATGAGCTGAAGGTCCCCGGTCGGTGTCCGCCCCGGGGGCCTTCTTCATGTCCTACGACGATGTCGGCGCCCCGTGTCACCATCGACCGCAGGGACAGGACCCGGCAGCTGCGGCTCGCCAAGGACGCCATGGACCGGGACTGGGCCGACCCCGGTCTCGACCTGGAGGCCGTGGCCGCCCGTGCCGGCTACTCGCGGTATCACTTCATCCGGGCCTTCAAGGAGGTCTACGGCGAGACACCCGGGCAGTATCTGACCCACCGGCGGATCGAGCGCGCCGAGGAGTGTCTGCGCGGCGCCGATCTGTCCGTCACCGAGATCTGCCACCTCGTCGGCTTCAGCAGCCTCGGCACCTTCTCCGCGCGCTTCAAGCCACGGACCGGGCTGGCGCCGAGCGAGTACCGGGCCAAGCATGTGGGGCGCGGGGCGGCTCTGATCCCCGGCTGCTACGCCCTGTTCTGGGCCGGCGGATTCCCGCGCAGGGACCGCAATTCCGGAGAAGCGCCCTGACGGCCGTCCTGCCTACGGTGAAACCCCGGACGACAGGAGAGCAGAGCCATGATCAAGGGCCTGGGCATCACCACCGTGTGGACCTTCGACCAGCAGCGCACCAAGGCCTTCTTCACCGAGAAGCTCGACTTCGAGGTGCGCGACGACCTCTCCATGGGCGACATGCGCTGGGTCACCGTGGGCGCCAAGGACCAGCCGGGGGTCGAGCTGGCCCTGATGAGCCTCGACGGACCCGGGCTCGACGCCGAGTCGTCCCAGGCGCTGAAGACGCTGGTCGGCAAGGGGGTCATCGGGGCCGGTGCCTTCCGCACCGACGACTGCCGGGGGGACTACGAGACCTTCCGGGCCCGCGGGGTCGAGTTCATCCAGGAGCCGCAGGAGCGGCCGTACGGCATCGAGGCGATCTTCCGTGACGACAACGGCAACTGGTACTCGCTGACCGAGCGGAGCGAGGAGCTGGACTTCTCCAAGCCGTTCTGAGCACACGGGACGCGGGCTGAGGGGATTCACGGCATCATCGGATAGCTCCCCGTGTTCGTCGGCGCGTGCTCCGGCAGCCACAGCACCGCCACCGCCCCCTCCGCCCGCACCCCGTCCGGCGCGCCCGCCGGGCGGACATTGCGGAAGGTGAGGCGGGCGCCCAGCACCCGGGCCTGGCCGGCGGCGATGGTCAGGCCGAGGCCGTGGCCGTGGCCCGCGCGGTCCGCGCTACCCGTGCGGAAACGGCTCGGACCCTCGGCGAGGAGGTCCTCGGGGAAGCCGGGACCGTGGTCGCGGACGCGGATGACCCGGCCTTCGACGGTGACCTCGATCGGCTGCTTGCCGTGCCGCGCGGCGTTGGCGAGCAGGTTGAACAGGACGCGCTCCAGGCGGCGCGGGTCGGTCGTGACCATCGACTCGTGCACCACGCGGACCTCGATGTCCGGGTCCTTGGCCGCCACCCGCCGGCTGACGAACTCGCCCAGCAGGATGTCCTGCAACTCCGCCCGTTCCGACGCGCTGTCCAGGCGGGCCACCTCCAGCACGTCCTCGACGAGCGTGCGCATCGCCTTCGCCCGGTCCAGGACCAGTTCCGTGGGACGGCCGGGCGGCAGCAGCTCGGCCGCCGTGAGCAGGCCGGTCACCGGGGTGCGCAGTTCGTGCGCGATGTCCGCGGTGACCCGGCGCTCGGCCTCGATGCGCTGCTGGAGCGCCTCGGTCATCGCGTCGACCGCGCTGGCCAGGTCGTCGGTCTCGTCCCGTACCACGCCGCCGATGGCGTCCCGCACCCGTACGTCCGTCTCGCCGCTCGCGACCTGCCCCGCGGCCGTCGCCGCCTTGCGCAGCCGGCTCGACAGGCGGCCGCCTATGAGCACGCCGAGGGCGCTGCCGCCGAGGACGACGGCGATGGAGCCGATCACCAGGGCCTGGTCGAGGTCGTTGAGGATGTCGGTGCTGCGGTCGGTGAACGAGGTGTGCAGGGACAGCACATTGCCGTTCGCCGCCGGTACGGCGGCCCAGATGTCCGGCTCGCCGCCCGGCCGGTCGGTCACGTACGTCGCCCGGCGCCCCTGCTCGACCTTCTCCCGCAGCTCCCTCGGCAGCGAGGAGTCGTTGATCTTCACGTTGGGGAAGGGGTTCGGCCGTTTGTACTGGTCGTAGTTGCGCTGGGCGATCTGGATGCGCTCGTCCGCGAGGTCGCGGGCGTTGTCCAGCATCGAGACCCGGGCCGCGTTGTGCACGACCAGGCTCAGCGCGATCGCGACCAGCGCGCCGACGAAGGCGATGGCCGCGCTGAGCTTCCACCGCAGTCCCGTACGGATGCCCGCGCGCTCCAGTCGCGCCGGGACCAGGCGCTGCATTGTCCCCCGCATGTCCGCCCCGCTCAGGCCTTCAACTTGTAGCCGAAGCCACGGACCGTCTCGATGCGGTCCTGGCCGATCTTCGTCCGCAGCCGCTGCACATGGACGTCCACCACGCGCGTGTCCCCGCCCCAGCCGTAGTCCCACACGCGCTCCAGGAGCTTGTCGCGGGACAGGACCGTACCCGGCGCGGAGGAGAACTCCAGGAGCAGGCGCATCTCGGTCGGGGTGAGCGCCACCGGCTCGCCGGCCCGGCGCACCTCCATGCCCTCGGTGTCGATCTCCAGCTCGCCGAAGGTCAGCACCCCGCCGTCCGCCGCGGCCGCGGAGTCGTCGGCCCGCTCGCCGCCGCCCGCGTGTCCGAAGCGGCGCAGCACCGCGCGGATACGGGCGACCAGCACGGCGCCGTCGAACGGCTTCGTCACGTAGTCGTCGGCGCCGGCCTCCAGGCCCAGCACCACGTCGATGGAGTCCGCGCGCGCCGACAGCATGATCACCGGAACGGTCGACTCGTCCCGGATGCGCCGGCACAGGCTGACGCCGTCCAGGCCCGGGACCATGACGTCCAGCAGGGCGATGTCGGGGCGGTCGGCCCGGAACGCCTCCAGGCCCGACAGGCCGTCGGGCATGGCGGTGACCGCGAAGCCGTCCCGCTCCAGGGCGAGCTGGGTGGCCTCGCGGATGACGTCGTCGTCCTCGACGAACAGAACGTGAGTCTGGTCTGCCATCCCGCTGCTCTCTGTCCTTGGTCCTGCGTGGTGGTCTCGCGTGGTCTTGCTGT includes:
- a CDS encoding helix-turn-helix transcriptional regulator, with product MSAPRVTIDRRDRTRQLRLAKDAMDRDWADPGLDLEAVAARAGYSRYHFIRAFKEVYGETPGQYLTHRRIERAEECLRGADLSVTEICHLVGFSSLGTFSARFKPRTGLAPSEYRAKHVGRGAALIPGCYALFWAGGFPRRDRNSGEAP
- the cseB gene encoding two-component system response regulator CseB; its protein translation is MADQTHVLFVEDDDVIREATQLALERDGFAVTAMPDGLSGLEAFRADRPDIALLDVMVPGLDGVSLCRRIRDESTVPVIMLSARADSIDVVLGLEAGADDYVTKPFDGAVLVARIRAVLRRFGHAGGGERADDSAAAADGGVLTFGELEIDTEGMEVRRAGEPVALTPTEMRLLLEFSSAPGTVLSRDKLLERVWDYGWGGDTRVVDVHVQRLRTKIGQDRIETVRGFGYKLKA
- a CDS encoding HAD family acid phosphatase, giving the protein MTNRRPLVRRMTVTAVSTAALVALAAPADAATTEDVDYATWQQDCQAVMNQALPYLKQRIAAAKPGEKQAIVFDIDNTTLETDFGFSYPQPANKPVLNVAEYAQDHGVSLFFVTARPGIIRSVTDYNLDHVGYDVSGLYVRGFLDLFKDVAAYKTAQRVDIENKGYTIIANVGNSATDLSGGHAEKTYKLPDYDGQLS
- a CDS encoding M23 family metallopeptidase gives rise to the protein MSPRIASRSSRMSKLRTRAALVAVGLGASAVLGTGVAAAAETGVAAKKAASWVDPVKKYTLSASFAQAGGMWQSTHSGQDFAVSSGTKVFAAHGGTIVKAGGNGAGDGPAYGNAIVIKHGNRLYSQYAHLSRIEVKVGQVVKTGQRIALSGNTGNSSGPHLHFEIRTTANYGSAVDPVAFLRSKGVTV
- the cseC gene encoding two-component system sensor histidine kinase CseC, producing the protein MRGTMQRLVPARLERAGIRTGLRWKLSAAIAFVGALVAIALSLVVHNAARVSMLDNARDLADERIQIAQRNYDQYKRPNPFPNVKINDSSLPRELREKVEQGRRATYVTDRPGGEPDIWAAVPAANGNVLSLHTSFTDRSTDILNDLDQALVIGSIAVVLGGSALGVLIGGRLSSRLRKAATAAGQVASGETDVRVRDAIGGVVRDETDDLASAVDAMTEALQQRIEAERRVTADIAHELRTPVTGLLTAAELLPPGRPTELVLDRAKAMRTLVEDVLEVARLDSASERAELQDILLGEFVSRRVAAKDPDIEVRVVHESMVTTDPRRLERVLFNLLANAARHGKQPIEVTVEGRVIRVRDHGPGFPEDLLAEGPSRFRTGSADRAGHGHGLGLTIAAGQARVLGARLTFRNVRPAGAPDGVRAEGAVAVLWLPEHAPTNTGSYPMMP
- a CDS encoding NACHT domain-containing protein, giving the protein MDPAVLGGKLASSLMASLVRKLFAPDAPGAGLVDRPVRLKSLVSFRGEQRRLGEKEIHVLASRLVEAATDVPGEPPFPPDETTAVIEALVLRLLALGEWNMDDVQAVSLGHRELARRLAHRASPATGLSADADYFLDSATEWACLHILEHFTRRSAFVARTLVEQTRRQAELMAKVDQLLERTPRPGSRDHAFERRYLRHLADRHDHITIYGIDLRDSPDRWPLEVAYLSLEATTSEERPPEEERPPGGPVSVQLPAEEALLAHDRVFLRGDAGSGKTTLVQWLTVTSARDGLDIPYVLPLRTLIRTGMLPAPAEFLAAVSCPHTPPEGWTERVLTAGRGLILVDGLDEIPAPDRTRTRDWLLALIHAFPGNRWLLTSRPTAVRPDWLAGEGFHELAMAPMRRPDIATFVHRWHTAARAPEYEGPLLDSLHTQRDLARLATNPLMCGLICALHRERRGYLPTGRKELYDAALTMLLTRRDLERGMPTTSDLGEEAQLEVLQRLAYALVLSGRTEMDAETAEGIVERCLPSIAVPGDARTVLQSLLLRSGLLRQPAAGVVDFVHRTFQDYLGARYAVEEGHLDVLLSHAEDTQWEDVIRLAVAHARPRERAHLLKALLSHDVPRLTLLALACLEHATALDPAVRTAVESRASALIPPGTKEEARALAAAGPLVLELLPGPAGLTEEAALGVTVTASVLGGEEPAGALAVLRRFRDHPSLEVRRQLAGTWQRFDTEEYATEVLDHLEREHLFLTCKTAEERAALARMRPWHNLAFQGPQRAEDILAAVPAPEAVELLDVQGNPLLTDLAALSAFGSLRVLRLETCPTVAGLDRLSAPLTSLTLTGVEDLSGLRSFSGARYLSLSQELPGADLTESLPVDAPLEFLFLGRNTTDSTGLRGLQHWSGLRTLSLGPLTTELTVGDWQAVVALPELTELHINAEIIQNFPHSVELMPVLPGVETLRVSAMHGAEDVSPLVDRLPGLHSVTLQSYPGKLIPEARYAGVFPGVEINLDQR
- a CDS encoding VOC family protein, producing MIKGLGITTVWTFDQQRTKAFFTEKLDFEVRDDLSMGDMRWVTVGAKDQPGVELALMSLDGPGLDAESSQALKTLVGKGVIGAGAFRTDDCRGDYETFRARGVEFIQEPQERPYGIEAIFRDDNGNWYSLTERSEELDFSKPF
- a CDS encoding TetR/AcrR family transcriptional regulator; translation: MGGTMDGTRQRRRGNTRQRIQDVALELFAEQGYEKTSLREIAERLEVTKAALYYHFKTKEEILVSIFDDLTQPILDLIEWGKGQPHTLETKQEIVRRYSDILADAAPLFRFMQENQATVRELRVGETFKERMQGLRDIMIDPAADLVDQVRYISAIFTLHAGMFFLQDLPGDAEQKRKAVQEVAADLVTQAHRGTTKS
- a CDS encoding MDR family MFS transporter, which translates into the protein MADTQAAEPAVPEDEKQPRSVRVVLLALMITMMLAMLDNMIVGTAMPTIVGDLGGLEHLAWVVTAYTLATAASTPVWGKLGDMYGRKGAFMTSIVIFLIGSALSGMAQDMTQLIGFRAVQGLGAGGLMVGVMAIIGDLIPPRERGKYQGMMAGVMALAMIGGPLVGGTITDNWGWRWSFYINLPLGVVALTAISAVLHLPKKRSKARIDYLGVALLTVGITSIVLVTTWGGTEYAWTSTRIMELIGIGVTSLIGFVFWQTKAAEPVVPLHIFRSRNFTLMSVIGFITGFVMFGATLYLPLYQQSVQGASATNSGLLLLPMLGAMLVTSMVAGRVTTSSGRYYVFPVLGSALMVVGLYLLSLMDTGTSRFTSGVFMAVVGLGMGCLMQITMLVAQNSVEMKDMGVASSSTTLFRTLGSSFGVAIMGALFNNRVQDVMAERGGAAGAKMTEQSAQLDAASLAKLPDALREAYQHAVSSGTHSAFLLGSVVAVIALVAAVFVKEVPLKGAGPKAQDAESAAAPAAMVEAV